A region of Paractinoplanes abujensis DNA encodes the following proteins:
- a CDS encoding polymorphic toxin-type HINT domain-containing protein, with product MTILTRLRALTTASLTALILLPVLHAPPAAAAPPVTAAREPVEVTIPPLVTEQWNGTSGVDQNAERWRKAVSDVAQLSPEPEVRDAALAALASADPAAIMRFATVDKPALEKQIAARKKQEAADNLARITAMKGTGTPGGYFNAEVERVLKGTDSDRAQFLAYGADIARQRDEKVASNARERAAQLRERVRLLAAAAPAESHVKAAAEQALAGDDAAVAAFLATGYLAAAKADAAEREQYLKDLEARNKAAEELTDLAQRAKRASEARTRLLAAHGDAVRALQRAANAMGGAANAARHAERVLTAGAGSPASKAVELNAAKTQTANELRAAQLAASQASAAAAIATTAADDLVDTGLTYGAEWSLIVNGMSAASAAAVGATETALNAIDATIATNNAQDAQAKAEAHAKQAEKWRKLAADHAAAAEKLAAAAAKQAAAAKTAAARAKTAREQAQAAEAEAWRQAEATRRHRETAEAQAAEAKRQRQIAEAERANAAAHRAEAERHAAAAASARANADAQAAVARGARGRAEAAEAAAAGADTRAWEQEGLARRARDEANAAERAEQTAKAKQAALRAGVANARTEAERQEAQRQADEADRQAGTAGTAARSARSSAHSATASAANARSAATQAQAAADRAWVASQRAEAAAAAADAAADQAESTARATHAARLRADAKAAEATAQEVRAARAADAATRLSEQAAEESLRAQWSADRTKAEAEAATTESVAASHQAEIAVTAASAARQSATGIAAPADTAIGMVSPFSGADIDADFVREVAEQALTIGQEQADAAQARAAEALTAAERAEDAAKTANDQVKPAYLSAAQAARAAADAARSAAEARQAAARAAADGARAREAAAGAGRADAQARADAAAARRAANEAANDAAIAGKAAAAAQADANAANSAASAAERDAAAARGAADRAEADASAARGAADRAQEHADSAATAAANALKWAVEAQQAAERAEEADRKKAAQALADAASAPPGPVDPDLLPHLTPEQQAELKQAIADAGMNVLDFIKENAWQLFLDLSGVGDIYSCIAEGNIEACLWSLAGLLPASKMVGIAADLVKLMPKLLKFLDKVRDGRKRRDELQELAERRKREAGASCPIPPRPSSFLPGTPVLLADGGTRAIEKLAVGDEVLATDPVTGFTGPRKVTHLISSAGVKRLVDITVDNGDRGGVLTATHNHPFWVPELAEWVRAAELQAGQWLRTGTGTSVQISAVRERVEITRVHNLTVARTHTYYAVAGRSPVLVHNLDCEFESPEEITGLNERWALDDRMKIEQRLGGNLPDRFPYIDSWDEASGAATSIKSIDARADTYKISNSAITSTGKKQVEDMVNFRRNGATQGSTTITRDMVKSFNLKIAVRADSTPAQVEAYKKIVAYGKEKGINVTIHPIA from the coding sequence GTGACGATCCTGACGCGCCTGCGCGCGCTGACAACGGCCTCGCTGACCGCCCTCATCCTGCTCCCCGTCCTGCACGCCCCACCGGCCGCAGCGGCGCCACCGGTGACCGCCGCCCGTGAGCCTGTCGAGGTCACGATCCCGCCGCTGGTCACCGAGCAGTGGAACGGCACGTCCGGCGTCGACCAGAACGCCGAGCGGTGGCGTAAGGCCGTGTCCGACGTGGCCCAGCTGTCGCCCGAGCCGGAGGTCCGCGACGCCGCGCTGGCCGCGCTGGCCAGTGCCGACCCGGCGGCCATCATGAGGTTCGCGACGGTCGACAAGCCGGCGCTGGAGAAGCAGATCGCCGCCCGCAAGAAGCAGGAGGCGGCGGACAACCTGGCTCGGATCACGGCGATGAAGGGCACCGGCACGCCCGGTGGCTACTTCAACGCGGAGGTCGAGCGGGTGCTCAAGGGCACCGACTCCGACCGGGCGCAGTTCCTGGCGTACGGCGCCGACATCGCTCGGCAGCGCGACGAGAAGGTGGCGTCAAACGCGCGGGAGCGGGCGGCCCAACTGCGCGAGCGCGTACGGCTGCTCGCCGCCGCCGCGCCCGCCGAGTCCCACGTCAAGGCTGCGGCTGAGCAGGCGCTGGCCGGTGACGACGCGGCGGTGGCGGCGTTCCTGGCGACCGGCTATCTGGCCGCGGCCAAGGCCGACGCCGCCGAGCGTGAGCAGTATTTGAAGGACCTGGAGGCACGCAACAAGGCCGCCGAGGAGCTGACCGACCTGGCCCAGCGGGCCAAGCGCGCGTCCGAGGCGCGGACCCGGCTGCTGGCCGCGCACGGCGACGCGGTCCGCGCGTTGCAGCGGGCGGCCAACGCCATGGGCGGCGCCGCCAACGCGGCCCGGCACGCCGAGCGGGTGCTGACCGCGGGCGCCGGCTCCCCGGCGTCCAAGGCGGTCGAGCTGAACGCGGCCAAGACGCAGACCGCCAACGAACTACGGGCCGCTCAGCTGGCCGCGTCGCAAGCGAGCGCGGCGGCCGCGATCGCCACCACGGCGGCCGACGACCTGGTCGACACCGGTCTGACGTACGGGGCCGAGTGGTCGCTGATCGTCAACGGCATGTCCGCGGCGTCCGCCGCCGCGGTCGGCGCCACCGAGACCGCGCTGAACGCCATCGACGCCACGATCGCCACCAACAACGCGCAGGACGCGCAGGCCAAGGCCGAGGCGCACGCCAAGCAGGCCGAGAAGTGGCGCAAGCTGGCCGCCGATCACGCCGCCGCGGCCGAGAAACTCGCTGCGGCCGCCGCCAAGCAGGCCGCCGCGGCCAAGACCGCCGCGGCGCGGGCCAAAACCGCTCGTGAGCAGGCTCAGGCGGCCGAGGCCGAGGCCTGGCGGCAGGCCGAGGCGACCCGCCGGCACCGGGAGACGGCGGAGGCGCAGGCGGCCGAGGCCAAGCGGCAGCGGCAGATCGCCGAGGCCGAGCGGGCGAACGCGGCCGCGCACCGGGCCGAGGCCGAGCGGCACGCGGCCGCCGCGGCGAGCGCCCGCGCGAACGCCGACGCTCAGGCCGCCGTCGCCCGCGGCGCGCGGGGCCGCGCCGAGGCGGCCGAGGCCGCGGCCGCCGGCGCCGACACCCGCGCCTGGGAGCAGGAGGGTCTGGCCCGCCGGGCCCGCGACGAGGCCAACGCGGCCGAACGGGCCGAGCAGACGGCCAAGGCGAAGCAGGCCGCGCTGCGGGCCGGCGTGGCCAACGCGCGGACCGAGGCCGAGCGGCAGGAGGCGCAGCGGCAGGCCGACGAGGCGGACCGGCAGGCCGGGACGGCCGGCACCGCGGCCCGGTCGGCCCGGTCCTCGGCCCACAGCGCCACCGCCTCCGCCGCGAACGCGCGGTCGGCGGCCACCCAGGCCCAAGCCGCCGCCGACCGCGCGTGGGTCGCCTCGCAGCGGGCGGAGGCCGCCGCGGCCGCCGCCGACGCCGCGGCCGACCAGGCGGAATCGACCGCGCGGGCGACGCACGCGGCCCGGCTGCGGGCCGATGCCAAGGCCGCCGAGGCCACCGCTCAGGAGGTGCGCGCCGCCCGGGCGGCGGACGCCGCGACCCGGCTCTCCGAGCAGGCGGCCGAGGAGTCGCTGCGGGCCCAGTGGTCAGCCGACCGCACCAAGGCCGAGGCCGAGGCGGCCACCACCGAGTCGGTCGCCGCGTCGCACCAGGCCGAGATCGCGGTCACCGCGGCGTCCGCGGCCCGGCAGTCGGCGACCGGCATCGCCGCGCCGGCCGACACGGCGATCGGCATGGTGTCGCCGTTCAGCGGGGCCGACATCGACGCCGACTTCGTGCGTGAGGTGGCCGAGCAGGCGCTGACCATCGGCCAGGAGCAGGCGGACGCGGCGCAGGCCCGGGCGGCCGAGGCGCTGACCGCGGCCGAGCGGGCCGAGGACGCCGCGAAAACGGCGAACGACCAGGTCAAGCCGGCCTACCTGTCCGCCGCCCAGGCGGCGCGGGCGGCCGCCGACGCGGCCCGGTCGGCCGCCGAGGCCCGCCAGGCGGCGGCCCGGGCGGCCGCCGACGGCGCTCGGGCCCGGGAGGCCGCGGCCGGCGCGGGCCGGGCCGACGCGCAGGCCCGGGCGGATGCCGCCGCGGCCCGCCGGGCGGCCAACGAGGCCGCGAACGACGCCGCCATCGCGGGCAAGGCCGCCGCCGCGGCTCAGGCCGACGCGAACGCGGCGAACAGCGCGGCGTCGGCCGCCGAACGCGACGCCGCCGCAGCCCGCGGCGCCGCCGACCGGGCCGAGGCCGACGCGTCCGCGGCCCGCGGCGCCGCCGACCGCGCCCAGGAGCACGCGGACAGCGCCGCGACCGCAGCGGCGAACGCGCTCAAGTGGGCGGTCGAGGCGCAGCAGGCCGCCGAGCGGGCCGAGGAAGCCGACCGCAAGAAGGCCGCGCAGGCCCTCGCCGATGCGGCGTCGGCGCCGCCGGGCCCGGTCGACCCCGATCTGCTGCCCCACCTGACGCCGGAGCAGCAGGCGGAGCTGAAGCAGGCGATCGCCGACGCCGGGATGAACGTGCTCGACTTCATCAAGGAGAACGCCTGGCAGCTGTTCCTCGACCTGTCCGGGGTCGGCGACATCTACTCCTGCATCGCCGAGGGCAACATCGAGGCCTGCCTGTGGAGCCTCGCCGGGCTGCTGCCGGCCAGCAAGATGGTCGGCATCGCGGCCGATCTCGTGAAGCTGATGCCGAAACTGCTCAAGTTCCTCGACAAGGTGCGCGACGGCCGCAAGCGCCGCGACGAGTTGCAGGAGCTCGCCGAGCGCCGCAAGCGGGAGGCCGGCGCGTCCTGCCCGATCCCGCCGCGGCCGAGCAGCTTCCTGCCGGGGACCCCGGTGCTGCTGGCCGACGGGGGCACCCGGGCCATCGAGAAGCTGGCTGTCGGCGACGAGGTGCTGGCCACCGACCCCGTCACCGGGTTCACCGGGCCGCGCAAGGTCACCCACCTGATCAGCAGCGCCGGCGTGAAGCGGCTGGTCGACATCACGGTGGACAACGGTGACCGCGGCGGTGTCCTGACCGCGACCCACAACCACCCGTTCTGGGTCCCCGAGCTCGCCGAGTGGGTGCGGGCCGCCGAGCTGCAGGCCGGGCAGTGGCTGCGAACCGGCACGGGCACGTCGGTGCAGATCTCCGCGGTGCGCGAACGGGTGGAGATCACCCGTGTGCACAACCTGACCGTCGCGCGGACCCACACCTACTACGCGGTGGCGGGCCGCTCGCCGGTCCTGGTGCACAACCTGGACTGCGAGTTCGAGTCCCCCGAGGAGATCACCGGCCTCAACGAGCGGTGGGCCCTCGACGACCGGATGAAGATCGAGCAGCGGCTGGGCGGCAACCTGCCCGACCGCTTCCCCTACATCGACTCCTGGGACGAGGCGTCCGGCGCCGCGACCAGCATCAAGTCGATCGACGCCCGGGCCGACACCTACAAGATCTCCAACTCGGCGATCACCTCGACCGGCAAGAAGCAGGTCGAGGACATGGTGAACTTCCGGCGCAACGGGGCGACCCAGGGCTCGACCACCATCACGAGGGACATGGTCAAGTCCTTCAACCTGAAGATCGCCGTACGGGCCGACTCCACGCCCGCGCAGGTCGAGGCGTACAAGAAAATCGTCGCTTACGGCAAGGAGAAGGGGATCAACGTGACCATCCATCCGATCGCATAA
- a CDS encoding integrase core domain-containing protein: MLRICPRCDQKTAIQFLDPVLERLPFRVEVIQTDNGAEFRTEFHWHVLDKGIAHTYIEPASPHLNGKVERSHRIDAEEFCRMLAGVVIDDTGVFNNKLREWEDYYNYHRPHGAVAGQTPYERLMQKTQTQL; this comes from the coding sequence GTGCTGCGCATCTGCCCGCGCTGCGATCAGAAGACTGCGATCCAGTTCCTGGACCCCGTCCTCGAGCGCCTGCCCTTTCGGGTCGAAGTCATCCAGACCGACAACGGCGCCGAGTTCCGAACCGAGTTCCACTGGCACGTGCTCGACAAAGGCATCGCGCACACCTACATCGAACCCGCATCACCGCACCTCAACGGCAAGGTCGAGCGCTCACACCGCATCGACGCCGAAGAGTTCTGCCGCATGCTGGCCGGCGTCGTCATCGACGACACCGGCGTCTTCAACAACAAGCTGCGCGAATGGGAGGACTACTACAACTACCATCGCCCGCACGGCGCCGTCGCCGGCCAAACCCCCTACGAACGCCTCATGCAGAAGACTCAGACCCAGTTGTAA
- a CDS encoding glycosyltransferase, protein MSKSPRVYLIILGTWAALLALLVPTSYHQAAQAADAGWPVLTLVVASAVFIAYFWLNGTKDIVYTLYYHLVAARRASPVPRRPAGAPPRVVLVYCTCNDFSADSLARSMRQRYDNTEVVILDDSTKPEYLAMVDAFAAEHGVRVVRRADRAGFKAGNLNNYLRTAEFDYFVILDSDEIIPPGYVDRSLDYFAHYGNAGIVQANHVATRNRNAFMRMFSIGVDSHWVAYQTVKDRYGFLSLLGHGAMVSRTCYVAAGGFPHVVAEDLCFSIAARDAGLLTVFAADVICEEEYPVDYLAFKKRHSKWTQGNMEFIKRYTAVILRSRMTWFEKLDIVLFTYNLPLTAIFSLYVVLHVIALPLLGYQIVFPLWMLLPTAVFLLAPMLNDIVFHWRTMSGRRLIWYTLHTMLLYGSMLFISIRSSVTSAFGKSVFLVTPKEDQHVSLRQALVANRSEIVFGVALLAISLILVGSALPVLLIAVPAVFCTYLALKHNRPQPGAPADAPVPERPPA, encoded by the coding sequence GTGTCCAAATCACCGCGCGTCTACCTGATCATTCTGGGCACCTGGGCCGCCCTCCTGGCCCTGCTGGTGCCCACCTCTTACCACCAGGCCGCCCAGGCGGCAGACGCCGGCTGGCCGGTGCTCACACTGGTCGTGGCGAGCGCCGTCTTCATCGCGTATTTCTGGCTGAACGGCACCAAAGACATCGTCTACACGCTCTATTACCACCTGGTGGCGGCGCGGCGGGCCAGTCCGGTGCCGCGCCGGCCCGCCGGTGCGCCGCCACGCGTCGTGCTCGTGTACTGCACCTGTAACGACTTCTCCGCGGACAGCCTGGCCCGCAGCATGCGGCAGCGGTACGACAACACCGAAGTGGTGATCCTCGACGACTCCACCAAACCGGAATACCTGGCGATGGTCGACGCCTTCGCGGCCGAACACGGGGTCCGGGTGGTGCGCCGCGCCGACCGCGCCGGCTTCAAGGCCGGCAATCTCAACAACTACCTGCGTACGGCCGAGTTCGACTACTTCGTCATCCTGGACAGCGACGAGATCATCCCGCCCGGATACGTCGACCGCAGCCTCGACTACTTCGCCCACTACGGCAACGCAGGCATCGTGCAGGCCAACCACGTGGCCACCCGCAACCGCAACGCGTTCATGCGGATGTTCTCCATCGGCGTGGACTCGCACTGGGTGGCGTACCAGACCGTCAAGGATCGGTACGGCTTCCTGTCCCTGCTCGGGCACGGCGCGATGGTCAGCCGGACCTGCTACGTCGCGGCCGGCGGCTTCCCGCACGTGGTTGCGGAGGACCTGTGCTTCTCCATCGCGGCCCGGGACGCCGGGCTGCTCACCGTGTTCGCTGCTGACGTGATCTGCGAGGAGGAGTACCCGGTCGACTATCTGGCGTTCAAGAAACGGCACTCCAAATGGACGCAGGGCAACATGGAGTTCATCAAGCGCTACACCGCTGTGATCCTGCGCTCCCGGATGACCTGGTTCGAGAAGCTGGACATCGTCCTGTTCACCTACAATCTGCCGCTCACCGCGATCTTCTCGCTGTACGTGGTGCTGCACGTGATCGCGCTGCCACTGCTCGGTTACCAGATCGTCTTCCCCCTGTGGATGCTGCTGCCGACCGCGGTCTTCCTCCTCGCGCCGATGCTCAACGACATCGTCTTCCACTGGCGCACCATGTCCGGCCGGCGGCTGATCTGGTACACGTTGCACACCATGCTGCTGTACGGCTCGATGTTGTTCATCAGCATCCGGTCGTCGGTGACCTCCGCGTTCGGCAAATCGGTCTTCCTGGTCACGCCCAAAGAGGACCAGCACGTCTCGCTGCGGCAGGCACTGGTCGCCAACCGCAGCGAAATCGTCTTCGGGGTGGCGCTGCTGGCCATCTCCCTGATCCTGGTGGGCAGCGCGCTGCCGGTGCTGTTGATCGCCGTGCCCGCGGTGTTCTGCACGTACCTGGCGCTCAAGCACAACCGGCCGCAGCCGGGGGCCCCGGCCGATGCTCCGGTGCCGGAGCGACCGCCAGCCTGA
- a CDS encoding polysaccharide biosynthesis protein produces MRQVAPPGQATLPAATVDALRELTAELLAARPEAPAEHRRFAAVRHRAISPPGTVVPAVAGRVVLVTGGTGCVGRQLLHHLAALRPARLVSLAHLPPGRPVPGVRYELGDVRDRALVRRVLAHHRPSLVFHLAAQRDPGRAEAQPADALATNLIGTRNVLAEAERTGVRRLVYASTGKAMRPYTPDVYAGSKRLGEGLVARAAARGTTACSAVRFTHVVDNSIIARRLRLWCERGDVVRLHAADTMFYVQSARESAQLLLTALTAPADDVYRMYTIRDLGWPVSLLDLALGVMAAQQSIVPLYVAGPEPGYEPAAYPGLFDPRYAGGISPLINALEAPYARPSTCPEVDVVTVPRAAADWPVEGLADLDDACRTGDAATARRLHRRLCALALTAAADAAAPATLRRVTRLTEPHRPSMPVVHRLIDDAFRTALARHDPARALAAPTAA; encoded by the coding sequence ATGAGGCAGGTCGCGCCGCCGGGGCAGGCGACGCTGCCGGCCGCGACGGTCGACGCGCTCCGCGAGCTCACCGCCGAGCTGCTCGCGGCGCGGCCGGAGGCGCCGGCCGAGCACCGCCGATTCGCCGCGGTCCGGCACCGCGCGATCAGCCCGCCGGGGACGGTGGTCCCCGCCGTCGCCGGGCGTGTCGTGCTGGTCACCGGCGGCACCGGCTGCGTCGGCCGGCAACTGCTGCACCACCTGGCCGCGCTGCGCCCGGCCCGGCTGGTGAGCCTCGCCCACCTGCCGCCGGGCCGGCCGGTGCCGGGCGTGCGGTACGAGCTCGGCGACGTCCGCGACAGGGCACTCGTCCGCCGCGTGCTCGCCCACCACCGCCCGTCCCTCGTGTTCCACCTGGCCGCCCAGCGCGACCCCGGCCGGGCCGAGGCGCAACCGGCGGACGCGCTGGCCACCAACCTGATCGGCACCCGCAATGTGCTGGCCGAGGCCGAGCGGACCGGGGTGCGGCGGCTCGTCTACGCGTCCACCGGCAAAGCGATGCGGCCGTACACACCGGACGTCTACGCCGGCTCCAAGCGGCTCGGCGAGGGGCTGGTGGCCCGGGCCGCGGCCCGAGGCACGACGGCGTGCTCGGCTGTCCGCTTCACCCACGTGGTGGACAATTCGATCATCGCGCGGCGGCTGCGACTCTGGTGCGAGCGCGGCGACGTGGTGCGGCTGCACGCCGCGGACACGATGTTCTACGTCCAGTCCGCGCGGGAGTCGGCGCAACTGCTGCTCACCGCGCTGACCGCCCCGGCCGACGACGTGTACCGCATGTACACGATCCGCGACCTGGGCTGGCCGGTGAGCCTGCTCGACCTTGCCCTCGGCGTGATGGCGGCACAACAGAGCATCGTGCCGCTGTATGTCGCCGGCCCGGAACCCGGCTACGAACCCGCGGCTTATCCCGGGCTGTTCGACCCCCGCTACGCCGGCGGCATCAGCCCGCTGATCAACGCGCTCGAGGCGCCGTACGCCCGGCCCTCGACGTGCCCGGAGGTTGACGTGGTGACAGTGCCCCGGGCGGCGGCGGACTGGCCGGTGGAGGGACTGGCCGACCTCGACGACGCGTGCCGGACCGGCGACGCCGCCACCGCGCGCCGCCTGCACCGGCGGCTGTGCGCCCTGGCCCTGACCGCTGCGGCCGACGCGGCGGCACCCGCGACACTGCGGCGCGTCACCCGCCTCACCGAACCCCATCGCCCATCGATGCCGGTCGTTCATCGCCTCATCGACGACGCATTCCGTACGGCCCTGGCTCGGCACGACCCGGCCCGTGCGCTCGCGGCCCCGACGGCAGCCTGA
- a CDS encoding zinc-dependent alcohol dehydrogenase: MRANTWSGRNKVEVRDVPDPKILNNRDAIVRITSTAICGSDLHLVDGYVPTMQDGDILGHEFMGEVIEVGSAVPGDKLRVGDRVVVPFPIACGACAACAAELYSCCENTNPNAGIAEKMFGHPVAGIFGYSHLTGGFAGGQAQYARVPFADVGPLRIESDLTDEQVLFLSDILPTGYMGAEMCDIQPSDVVAVWGAGPVGQFAMDSARVLGAAKVIAIDKEPYRLQMAEQAGHIPVNFDEVDVRSRLLELTGGRGPDKCIDAVGLEATHGSAHIAAYDRVKQAVRSETERPHALRQAIMSCRSGGVVSVIGVYGGLLDKFPAGAWMNRSLTLRTGQCHVQRYMKPLLQRIERGEIDPTRIITHTLPLDEAERGFDIFKNKQDNCEKVVLKP; this comes from the coding sequence ATGAGGGCGAACACGTGGTCGGGGCGTAACAAGGTCGAGGTCCGCGACGTACCTGACCCGAAGATCCTCAACAACCGCGACGCCATCGTACGGATCACCTCCACCGCCATCTGCGGCTCGGACCTGCACCTGGTCGACGGCTATGTGCCGACGATGCAGGACGGCGACATCCTGGGCCACGAGTTCATGGGCGAAGTGATCGAGGTCGGATCCGCGGTGCCCGGCGACAAGCTACGGGTCGGCGACCGGGTCGTCGTGCCGTTCCCCATCGCCTGCGGCGCGTGCGCCGCCTGCGCCGCCGAGCTCTACTCGTGCTGTGAGAACACCAATCCCAACGCGGGGATCGCGGAGAAGATGTTCGGCCACCCCGTCGCCGGGATCTTCGGCTATTCGCACCTGACCGGCGGATTCGCGGGTGGTCAGGCGCAGTACGCGCGGGTGCCGTTCGCCGACGTGGGCCCGCTCAGGATCGAATCCGACCTGACCGACGAGCAGGTGCTGTTCCTGTCCGACATCCTGCCCACCGGCTACATGGGCGCCGAGATGTGCGACATCCAGCCCAGTGACGTGGTGGCGGTGTGGGGCGCCGGCCCGGTCGGTCAGTTCGCCATGGACAGTGCCCGGGTGCTCGGCGCCGCGAAGGTCATCGCCATCGACAAGGAGCCGTACCGGCTGCAGATGGCCGAACAGGCCGGGCACATCCCGGTCAACTTCGACGAGGTCGACGTGCGCTCGAGGCTGCTCGAGCTGACCGGCGGGCGGGGACCCGACAAGTGCATCGACGCGGTCGGGCTGGAAGCCACCCACGGCAGTGCGCACATCGCCGCGTACGACCGGGTCAAGCAGGCCGTACGGTCGGAGACCGAGCGTCCGCACGCGCTGCGCCAGGCCATCATGTCGTGCCGCAGCGGCGGTGTGGTCTCGGTGATCGGCGTCTACGGCGGCCTGCTGGACAAGTTCCCGGCCGGGGCCTGGATGAACCGGTCGCTGACCCTGCGCACCGGGCAGTGCCACGTGCAGCGCTACATGAAACCGCTGCTGCAGCGCATCGAACGCGGCGAGATCGACCCGACTCGGATCATCACCCACACCCTGCCTCTCGACGAGGCCGAACGGGGCTTCGACATCTTCAAGAACAAGCAGGACAACTGTGAGAAGGTCGTCCTGAAACCTTGA
- a CDS encoding SRPBCC family protein encodes MDLTATTTVRKPAPEVYAFWRDLENLPTFMAHLEQVRATGDRTSHWSAAAPFGKDVEWDAEITEESPGERIAWRSTGDADVPNAGTVSFVPAPDGVSTEVYVSLVYEIPGGSLGKAVAKYFGEEPHQQLDDDLRRFKQVLETGEVVRSDGAPWGKRARKEFPQRPAQPLSDAELAKGAEA; translated from the coding sequence ATGGATCTGACGGCAACGACGACCGTCCGCAAACCCGCGCCGGAGGTGTACGCGTTCTGGCGCGATCTGGAGAACCTGCCGACGTTCATGGCGCACCTGGAACAAGTCCGCGCCACCGGTGACCGGACGAGCCATTGGTCGGCCGCCGCGCCGTTCGGCAAGGACGTCGAATGGGACGCGGAGATCACTGAGGAGTCGCCGGGGGAGAGGATCGCCTGGCGTTCGACCGGTGACGCCGACGTGCCCAACGCGGGCACGGTCTCTTTCGTCCCAGCTCCTGACGGGGTGAGTACCGAGGTGTACGTGTCGCTGGTCTACGAGATTCCGGGCGGCTCGCTGGGCAAGGCGGTCGCGAAGTACTTCGGTGAGGAGCCGCATCAGCAGCTCGACGACGACCTGCGCCGGTTCAAGCAGGTGCTGGAGACCGGCGAGGTGGTCCGGTCCGACGGTGCTCCGTGGGGCAAGCGCGCCCGCAAGGAGTTCCCGCAGCGTCCGGCGCAACCCCTGTCGGACGCCGAGCTCGCGAAAGGGGCCGAGGCATGA
- a CDS encoding aromatic acid exporter family protein, with the protein MRLITSLRRPWEAALARWGRIPGIRTAKVTLAAVLAYVAADLLDTTPSPILAPLTAILVVQVTVFQTVTEGLQRVLSVLAGVLVAVGLATAAGLSWWSLGVVVAASLVLGQLLRLGPHTLEVPISAMLILAVGGGAAPQAATGRVYETLIGTAAGIVVNFAIVPPVHVESAGSAVAGLATRLGDFLRSLATQLRAEWSREAAQDWLTAARGLSATVLAADHSLVRAERSAVLNPRGGEVRVAQPRLRTALTAIEYCTIVVRTLCRELFDRTFYLPPDLDAEAYSAPARVALADTLDAAAAALDGVAAVARGAEPVDISRARVVDQLEELYQRRELLSRLLLVDPRADAAAWQQHGALLTAVDRLRVEIEAAVRPAAQPWRPPSLTEGPRRAARRVVGAAEQALPLATDRSRQAVRRMVDAAADHLANPDPRTARPSRRDDSARPPVEPRATPQFPAGEDTATPPGPRGTHEP; encoded by the coding sequence ATGCGGCTGATCACCTCGCTGCGCCGCCCGTGGGAGGCGGCGCTGGCCCGTTGGGGCCGCATTCCGGGGATCCGCACCGCCAAGGTCACGCTGGCCGCCGTCCTGGCCTATGTGGCCGCCGATCTGCTCGACACCACGCCGTCTCCGATTCTCGCGCCGCTGACCGCGATCCTGGTGGTGCAGGTGACCGTCTTTCAGACCGTCACCGAAGGGCTCCAGCGGGTCCTGAGTGTGCTGGCCGGCGTCCTGGTCGCGGTCGGGCTGGCCACCGCCGCCGGGCTGAGCTGGTGGAGCCTCGGGGTCGTGGTGGCCGCGAGCCTCGTCCTCGGGCAGCTTCTGCGGCTGGGGCCGCACACCTTGGAGGTGCCGATCAGCGCGATGCTGATCCTCGCGGTGGGCGGCGGCGCAGCGCCGCAGGCGGCGACCGGCCGGGTGTACGAGACGCTGATCGGCACGGCAGCCGGTATCGTGGTCAACTTCGCGATCGTGCCTCCGGTGCATGTGGAGTCCGCCGGCTCGGCGGTGGCCGGCCTGGCCACCCGGCTCGGTGACTTCCTGCGCTCGCTGGCCACGCAACTGCGCGCCGAATGGTCGCGCGAGGCCGCGCAGGACTGGCTCACGGCAGCCCGCGGTCTGAGCGCAACCGTCCTGGCAGCCGACCACTCGCTGGTCCGGGCCGAGCGCAGCGCCGTGCTCAATCCGCGCGGCGGTGAGGTCCGGGTGGCGCAGCCGCGCCTGCGCACGGCTCTCACCGCGATCGAGTACTGCACCATCGTCGTGCGGACGCTGTGCCGTGAGCTGTTCGACCGGACGTTCTATCTGCCACCGGACCTCGACGCCGAGGCGTACTCGGCACCAGCCCGCGTCGCTCTCGCCGACACGCTGGACGCCGCCGCTGCAGCCCTGGACGGCGTGGCCGCCGTCGCCCGGGGAGCTGAGCCGGTCGACATCAGTCGCGCCCGGGTGGTCGACCAGCTCGAGGAGTTGTACCAGCGGCGAGAGCTGCTGAGCCGGCTCTTGCTGGTGGACCCCCGGGCCGACGCCGCCGCCTGGCAGCAGCACGGCGCGCTGCTGACCGCGGTGGACCGGCTGCGGGTCGAGATCGAGGCGGCGGTCCGCCCGGCCGCTCAACCCTGGCGCCCACCCTCGCTGACCGAAGGGCCGCGACGTGCGGCCCGACGTGTGGTGGGCGCCGCCGAGCAGGCCCTTCCGCTGGCCACCGATCGTTCCCGCCAGGCGGTTCGCCGCATGGTGGACGCCGCGGCGGACCATCTGGCCAATCCCGACCCCCGCACGGCCCGCCCCAGCCGGCGGGATGACAGCGCCCGCCCGCCGGTCGAGCCCCGGGCCACCCCGCAATTCCCTGCCGGGGAGGACACCGCGACGCCTCCGGGGCCACGGGGCACCCACGAGCCGTGA